Below is a genomic region from Muntiacus reevesi chromosome 19, mMunRee1.1, whole genome shotgun sequence.
ACCGTGACCTGTTTAATCACATGTGCTTCCCAGAGATCACTAATATACAAATATTATCTCTCTAAAACATAGGCTTTTCCCCCTGAGAGAACAAGGCTTGAACTTTTATGCTAAAGAACTAACTACCTATGAAATTGAGGTGAGGCAAGCTGATTTCATCTCATGCGAGTTAGCCAAATTAATGTTGCCGTTTGATGGCCCTGGTAACTCTGAGTCACTCTGCCGAATTTTCCTCTTTTCATCAGGAAttcaagaaaacaaaggaagcaaTTAGAAGATTCCTCCTGGCTTATAAAATGATGTTAGAGTTTTTTGGAATAAAGCTGATAGATAAAACTGGAAATGTTGCCCGGGCTGTTAACTGGCAGGAGAGGTTTCAGCATCTGAATGAGTAAGTAGAGGCCCTGCAGTGAGTCCCCAAGgctcgggcttttctctgggTTGGAATTCTCTGTGGCACATAGAGCCACAAGCATGGACCCATGGATTTGAATTCAAAAGCTCATCTGAAATGCATTTTATTCCCTGTTCTATATTCTAAAGCAAAAcgaaataacaacagcaaaaaaaaaaaaaaaaagaacgataTTCCAGGTAGAAATATGGCTGCTTGGTTTCGGAACTGTTTCCTCCTGCAGCCACTCTGCTGCCCACAACCAAGAGTAGCGTCACTCCGTGTTTATACGTGTTTCTCTGCATTTGTGGTGGTTGTCTGTATAGGCTTTTCTAGACCCCGCTCCTAGGTTGTATGCTTCTGGTAGCTCGGGCTGCTTCCCAGGCACTGTGCCTTCTTAGATCAAATCCATAATTGAGCCCATGACATATGctgtaagtcccctacataggaACCTTCCAGCTGTGAACTTTCAAAGGTGCAAACGTGCGTTCACATGTCCCGTGTTGTAAGTTCGTTCATGGGCCTGGTGTACATTGTCACgtgtgtgcatcctctacaagcaGCGGTGCTTTTGTGTGAACAGTACTGTATAGAGCATAGGAgtgcagtatctttatttcaagcccaggatatcTGGAAGGAAGTGTAAAAGCAGCAGTGGTGTGGGTGGTATtcttcaaggtactgtactgtaagattacaaatgttttctttaatttttatgtttttttatgtCCTACTTGTGTGAAAAgttttataaacctattacagtacagtactatatatcCAATTATGTTAGTTGGAtatctaggctaactttgttggacttccAAACAAAATGGACTTAGAACATGCTCTTGGAgtgaactcatttgtatgtaggggacttactgtaaaaACCACTTTATAAGACTGAGAGGTATTCATACAttttagaaagagagaaaattaggATCATCACCTTATGGGTCAAAATCAGAAGCCCATTTTTAGTTAATAAATCCAAACACCTGTGAAGAAAATTTTAGCAGTTTATCCGGAACtgattttctgtattcttttcctTGGATATTTATAACTTTCATTAATACTTATAtcccaattaaaaatattattttctttgcatgCAAACtggccttttttccccttcttaatTATAGGGTGTCTTATGAGTACTGGACTATAAAACcaacaactttaaaatatttttagcacaTTATAATTAGCTGAATGGGGCAAataccaagagaaaaaaattaaaactaacctCAAATATATGTCTTTGCCCCAAACAGTATTTTGTACATGGATTAACTAATTTTTTGTTTGTACTTTTCTACAACTTGGATCTTGCTTTGGTAAAATGAGTAGAAGCATTAATGTTTGCTCCTtctatttactttattatttataatcaACACTATTAAAATGGTGACTTGTAGTAAAACACTCAAGATGTGGGCATAAAATTTTATGATCTTGACTAAAAGACCTGTTAACTCATAACTCAAGTTAAATTTGATTTATACAGAGCactttggagaaggacatggcaacccactccagtattcttgcctggagaattccatggatgcaggagcctggtgggctgcagtccatggggtcgcaaagagtcgggcacagttTAACGACTAGGTGACGACAGGGTACTTACCCTGAAGCCATGCAGAGAGCGCTCCCCGGACAGTTTCTAAGCACTGGTGTCGTACCCTCAACGACAGCTGTGTGCAGGGAGTCTGCTGACATGAAGGATGGCGAGAGCCGACCTTAGAAGAGAATCTGATGATGTCTCACCTTCTGTGTGCGCATGAATGTCATTTGGGAGAGCCTCCATTtccaacttgatttttttttttggtctgcctAAATCCTCCCTGGGGTTTAATTGTCTCCACCACTCTTAACTGGTGGTTGGAAGCAGAAGGCTTTCCTTAAATGAGTTTCTGACTTGAGACTCAGAGGGGAGCCTGACTGTTACCTGACCCTTCCCTCCCtgtcctctttccttcttcccaccACCAGTTTTCCTTTCCATGGGTACTGCAGAcagcttttttgtgtgttttaatctGCATAGCATCTTGAGTCTTTTAGAGTAAGCAGGGAATTCTGTGTCTATAGTAGtacaccatgacccgaccatcttgggtggccccacacggcatggcttagtgtCACTGacttagacaagactgtggtcctgtgatcagattggctagttttctgggattatggtttcagtgtgctgccctctgatgccctctcgcaacacctactgtcttacttgggtttctcttaccttggacttggggtattacttcacggctgctccagcaaagctcaGCCgttgctccttaccttggacgagggctatctcctcacggccgcccctcctgaccttggaccTGGAGTAGCTCCCCTTGGCCCTCCTGCACCCACGCATCTGccgtctgacagaatgtggtccactggagaagggacgggaaaccacttcagtattaccttgagaaccccatgaacagtatgaaaaggcaaaatgataggatgccgaaagaggaactccccaggttggtaggtgcccagtatgctactggagatcagtggagaaataactccagaaagaatgacgggatggagccaaagcaaaaacaatacccagttgtggatgtgactggtgatagaagcaaggtccgatgctttaaagagcaatattgcataggaacctggaatgttaggtccatgaatcaaggcaaattggaagtggtcaaacaggagatggcaagagtaaatgctGACATTCTaacaatcagtgaactaaaatggacaagaatgggtgaatttagctcagatgaccattatatctactactgtgggctggaatcccttagaagaagtggagtagccatcatggtcaacaaaagggtctgaaatgcagtgtttggatgcaatctcaaaaatgacagaatgatctctgttcgtttctaaggcaaaccattcaatatcacgataattcaagcctatgccccatccagtaacactgaagaagctgaagttgaacagttctatgaagacctacaagaccttttagaactaacactccaaaaagatgtctttttcattataggggactagaatgcaagtaggaagtcaagaaacacctggagtaacagacaaatttggccttggagtatggaataaagcagggcaaaggctaatagagttttgccaagagaatgcactagtcatagcaaacaccctcttccaacaacacaagagaagactctacacatggacatcaccagatggtcaacaccaacatcagattgattatattctttgcagccaaagatggaaaagctctatacagtcagcaaaaacaagagcgggagctgactgtggctcagatcatgaactccttattgccaaattcagacttaaactgaagaaagtagggataaccactagaccattcaggtatgacctaaatcaaatcccttatgactatacagtggaagtgaggaatagatttaagggactagatctgatagagtgcctattgaactatggacggaggttcatgacattgtacaggagacagggatcaggacctccccatggaaaagaaatgcaaaaaggcaaaatggttgtctgaggaggccttacaaataactgtgaaacgaagagaagcgaaaagcaaaggagaaaaggaaagatatacccatctgaatacagaattccaaagaatagccaagagaaataagaaagccttcctcagtgatcaatgcaaagaaatagaggaaaacaacagaatgggaaagactagagatctcttcaagaaaattagagataccaagggaacatttcatgcaaagatgggttcgataaaggacagaaatggtatggacctaacagaagcagaagatattaagaagaggtggcaagaatacacagaagaactgtgcaaaaaagatcttcatgacccagataatcacgatggtgtgatcactcacctagagccagacattctggaatgtgaagtcaggtgggccttagaaagcatcactacgaacaaaactagtggaggtgatggaattccagttgagctatttcaaatcctaaaagatgatgccatgaaagtactgcacgcaatatgccagcaaatttggaaaactcagcagtggccacaggactggaaaaggtcagttttcattccaatctcaaagaaagggaaTCCCAATGAATGcctaaactaccacacaattacactcatctcacatgctagtaaagtaatgctcaaagttctccaaagcaggcttcagcaatacatgaaccgtgaatttccagatgttcaagctggttttagaaaaggcagaggaaccagagatcaaattgccaacatctgctggatcatcaaaaaagcaagagttccagaaaaacatctatttctgcttttttgactgtgtggatcacaataaactgtggaaaattctgaaagagatgggcataccagactacctgacctgcctcttgagaaacctatatgcaggtcaggaagcaacagttagaactggacatggaacaacagactggttccgaataggaaaaggagtacatcaaggctgtatattgtcaccgtgtttatttaacttatatgcagggttagttagttagttcagtcgctcagtcgggtctggctctttgcgaccccatgaactgcagcatgccaggcctctctgtctatcaccaactcccagagtctacccaagcccatgcccatcgagtcggtgatagcatccagccatctcatcctctgtcgtccccttctcctcctgcccccagtccctcccagcatcagggtctttttcaatgagtacatcatgagaaacgctggactggaagaagcacaaactggaatcaagattgccgggaggaatatcaataacctcagatatgcagatgacaccacccttatggcagaaagtgaagaggaactaaaaagtctcttgatgaaagtgaaagaggagagtgaaaaagttggcttaaagctcagcattcagaaaacttaagatcatggcatctggtcccatcaattcatggcaaatagatggggaaacagtgttgttttgggctccaaaatcactgcagatggtgattgcagccatgaaaacaaaagatgctgactgcttggaaggaaagttatgaccaacctagacagcatattaaaaagcagagacattactttgccaacaaaggtccatctagtcaaggctatggtttttccagtggtcatgtatggatatgagagttggactgtgaagaaagctgagcgccaaagaattgatgcttttgaactatggtgttggagaagactcttgagagtcccttggactgcaaggagatccacccaggcCATCCTacaggagctcagtcctgggtgttcattggaaggactgatgctgaagctgaaactacagtactttggccacctcatgcaaagagttgactcactggagaagaccctgatgctgggagggattgggggcaggaggaaaaggggacagaagaggatgaggtggcttgatggcatcactgacttgatggacatgagtttgagtaaactccgggagtttgtgatggatagggaggcctggcatgctgcggttcatggggtcgcaaagagttggacacgactgaacgactgaactgattaTAGTCCagcagagaaaaatattaaaagaaagtcAAGTGAAATAAAGTTTAGTGAACAAGTTACCATGACTAAAAGAGGTGAAATATTTCAGCCTTTCTCACTGCTCTCACCTCTGTCTGCAAGCCCAACTTGTCTCTTTTATCTGCTATGCCACCCCAGAGTCTACCCACATCATTAGGAGAGTGGAGGTGTTTTGTATTTCTTGGTGCCATTTGTTTCAAATCATACTGAAACACCCAGTTTCTTTCTTGTATAATTCTGTTCCATAATCCTGATCTTTATTCACTTTAACCCAAGTGTTTGTCCTTTTCTACTGTTATGTAAACTTTTAAATTGGAGAATGTGTTGATAGAGAAAATTTTATCATGGTCATTCATCTTGGATTGGATGTGTGAAATTGAGTTTCTTGCAAATATAGTAAATTTTGTTGTGTCATATAACTCCTCTTTgggatttttaaaggaaaatattgttGCAGTTTACCATGCCTCTCTTTGTCATAAACTTAGGAAGCAGATGTTGGGATTTCACTACCAAGTTATTAGACTATGtagcgaaagtgaaagtgttagtgtctgtgtctgtgtctgactctttgtgaccccatggactgtagcctgccaggctcttctgtccatggaattctccaggcaagaatactggagtgtatagccACGCCtgtctacaggggatcttccagacccagggatcgaacctgggtctccctcactgcaggcagattcttcaccgtctgagccactggggatgccCGACTATGTAGATGCTATCCTAACCTAACTACTAGGTTGTCCTGCTGATAATGGCGCCTTGTCTTAACTTCACTCAAATTGGTATTGTCTCAAAAGACTGGTACTTGATTCATAAAACAAGCATTATCTGTGCTATGTTTTATCCTTTGGCCTTCAAAGAGTTGACTGTTGGGGGAACACTACTTTGGTAAATACACAGAAAGATGGAAACATTGAAAACTGTTGTACTTGTCTTTTCCAACATTTGGTGAGCCCGAATCATTCAGGGTTTGTTTAGTTTTGTCCAAACTAACTGTCAAACTATAAGGTCATGGAACCATGCCCTTCCACTCCTCAAATAATTCAGCATCCTTCTTTATTCTACCCAAATAAGTTGCCAGTGATTCCTAAGTGAATACCAAGCATTTGTGGAAGCCAAGGCAGGTATATGTGATGCTTGTAGAAAGTTCAGTGTCTGAGGTGTAAAGAGGTTTAGGGAAGTTAGGAATAAGTGGTGGTTGTGGGGCAGTATTGTGTGAATAACTCACTGGGCTGTTGATGACACATGTGATTAACACCTGAACCTGAGGATTCCTTTTGGACACAGCCAGGTATTTGTAATAAAGCAACTCTTGGGCTGAGTGAGGTCGGGGAGGTGAGATTATGAATTGTGACAGAATAGGCTTGGAAGGCTTTCATCTAATAATGGCCTTAGTTTTCAGACAAAGGAGATATTAGTGCAATCTGGGGAAAGAAGCATCTTTGGAATCAGTGGCATTAAAAGCAAAATTGTCAATTCTATGATAGGGAAAGATGAGGTGAGAGAGGTCACAGATGGAAAAGAGTTGGGGTGATTATGTTATGATAGGTATAAGTGTGGTGGTCCTTAGTATACCAGCACCAATATTTATATGGTTAATTAGTGTCTATTATTTAAGTTTCACATTGTCAGCTTATGGGTCAACTCATTTGATTCTTACAAGCTCAGGGAGGTGTGGCCCTTTTCCCCATTCTACAAACTGGGATGCTGAGCATTTGAGATGCCATCATTTTACACAGATGCAGGTGCAGAGCCAGGATGTGAGGTCAGTTCAGACTCCAAAACCCACACTCTCTGCTGTGCTAAATAAGTCCGTTTTGCATCCTTTGTCAGAATTGTTCTAGCCAGGTAGAATGGCTTTTGCTGCTTTCCTTCCGAGTTGGTTCTTATGGTGGATTCTGCTGACCAGCTGACCCTGGAAGTCATACATTCGGCTGGTAGCTAATGCCCAGCACTGGTTACCTGTGACAGGAATGATACCTTTGTGTAGTCGATATTCAACCGCactgtgttttataaataataattcaaCATCTGTGgggatacattttaaatataaatgtttttcaaatgtgAAGAACTAACAAACCAGggagaatttattttatatatttgagttTTATATCGATTGGCATTACACTGAGGTACAGAGGTTTAATACcttctgttttatgcttcttCGTGGAGTCTAATGCTCCTTTTAGCAAAGTCATTATGAGGCATGTTTTCATGGTTTACAGTTGcatcaaaaatattttcccagtgGTTTTCATTCCCAGGCTTCTTTCCCCACctaattttcttccttcattttattcAACCTGCTTCCAGGTCTCAGCACAACTATTTGAGGATCACTCGTATTCTGAAAAGCCTTGGCGAGCTGGGATATGAAAGTTTTAAATCTCCTCTTGTGAAATTTATCCTTCACGAGGCTCTGGTGGAAAATACTATCCCCAATATTAAACAGAGCGCGCTGGAGTATTTCGTGTACACAATTAGAGacagaagggagaggagaaagcTCCTACGGTTTGCCCAGAAACATTACACGCCCTCGGAGAATTTTATCTGGGGACCCCCGAGGAAGACACAGCCCGAGGGCAGCAAAGCCCAGAAGCCCCCCGGCCCGCCCACCGCTGGGCAGCAAGGCCAGACGTCTATGCACAAAAAACCCAAAGAGTCCAAAAACGCCTCCTCAGCCGCGCACGGAGTCAGCAAAGCAGCCGAAGACAAAAAAGTGGCCTCTAAGGAGGCAGCCGAAGAGGCGGACAAGCCCAGGGCGGAGCCAGGCAGCGAGGCCGCCCAGCCCGGAGAGCCAGAGCGGGACGGGGCTGCGGACGATCCCAGTCCTCGGGCAGAACAGACTCACCCCGAGGAGCAAAAGGAAAACGCGTCTCCCTCTGAGAAGGCTGAGGCGGCCGACAGCCGGAGCCAGGACGGTGGGAGTCCGGGCCATGCGGGTGCCCATGACGCCGCCGCGCTGCCGTGAATTGTCCGCAGGCCCCCGCGCCTGTGCGCCCGCGGGAGGCGAGGCTGCGGCGGGTCTGAGAAGCAAGGGCGCCTTTCCTGATTTCTGTGGTCAGCGTGGAGCTGTCAGCTGGATTTTAGTCTGGATGGCTgtgaatttaatatttaaaaggaagTCTGAAGACGAGACCCAATGAATGAGTGTGTCCTGTAACACTTTGGGGATGTGAGTTTTCGCATCCCGTACACaattccttttaaattattttcagtgtATCTGGAAATAATCATGGAGTCTTTGATATAACTGAGATAGGAATCAGTTCTTGGAGTGGATCGTACTATACCTGGAGGAAACTGAGAGGATAATTTCATTATGTGGCCACACCTTTGCCGTATTTAAAAGCTCCTATGTTTAAGCTGCAAGAAAGAATTTGGTCTTCTTTGAGATAATCAGGaaggaatttggatttttttttttttttttccatcactgCAGCGTGTTTGCTTCTGGTTCTGGTAAGGAGGTGGATGTCCTTGGGGACTTGGAATCACCTTCCCCTGCGTGTCAGTCCCGCCGTCTTTCCTGTCCTCTGTCTCCACCCTTGGCCTCATTCTCATCAGCCACCCGTGTCGGCCAGCACGTGCATTTCTACTGTTGACATCTAGACATTCAAATGGTCTCCTACAGTGACATTTGCACGGGCCGGAAGGGACTGTCAACTGTACAATTTCAAGAATTTGCTTTGTTTCAAATAATAAACATGTGTTTCTGTATTAACgtacttaaaaacaaattttgatgCAAAAGTCCAAGAAGAAAATCATGCCTTTTATGGCTGTTCCACATAAATTTGGTGCTTGTGTCTGAATGCAAATgactaaagaattaaaaaataagagaggaaattattcatttttaaaatgcacgCATTTTGTACTGGCAACAAGGCAGTGGTCCCTGAAACTATGAATATCTCAGTGTTATGTGGACTATGAAGTTCATATTGCTTAGCCACAGggtatctgtaaaaaaaaaatacaatttgctGCATCTCAGTTGTCAGGCCTTGAAATTGAGAGTAGATTTGACATCCCATGTATTCAGTTTTAGTAAGCACAGAATGTGTCAAAATTGGGTAAGAGCAAATAGCTTTATTTCCTATAATATTGTTACTAATTATTATAACATTAGGAAACAAACACTGGCGAAAACTTCAGCATACCTACAAATACAGTGAAAGTAATTAATagaccttttttttaaacttcatttcatTTAGAAAGAAATTGCCTTTGTGTGTTTCTTAGGCCTTTAAGGGAAAATCTGTTCACTTTAACCCCCAAAGAATTTTTACTATGTTTACTCTGTCCTTCCTGTTTTTTAATCACATCATACCATCTTCTGTTACCTTTATTGATCAGAGGATTTTTAGCAGAGGATTTCTAGAAAATAAACACACCAATAGTATGCTTTTAGAAggattttattgaaattttacatgaaatatcaCTGTTTCTCAAATCTGACTAATTTTTTATGAATGTTAGCAACATGTGTTATATATGTATTCCaataaatatagaatattttctcattattaatTTCTCATAATTCACCAGTTTTATGTTTCTTCTGTTGTTTGAAGTGAGCGATAGGATTTGGGAAACAATTCTGCTTTTGGATTTCAGttcctttttttactttaatGTAAAAAAGGATTTCTTTCATGGCCCCATTCTTTCTTCAATGGCCTCATTGAGCTCAGTAAGCAATTTTGCAGGGTTAGGGCATGAAAGTAGCTTGTCACATCGGGCTGAATtgtagaaatataatacattggAAATATCTTACCAATTTTGCATACATGATAAAGTGTTCACACCACTTTCTAAGTACATAATGTTAAAATTTTGTGAccagatattaaaatattaataagcagCAGACTGATACTAAAATGGGTATAATCTGAATTACTTAGAAGCTAGTAGTATATCAGAGCCCTTAGAAGTAAAAATGTTTCATTCAATAATTTAACTTTTAGAATATTCCTAATTAGGGATTTGATTAGTTGTACCATTTAATTTGAGACTATTTAGTCTCAAGGGAAAAACTGCCTGGCTTCCGTTTAAAACAGTGGCCTTTTTCTACCATGCTGGTTTTGAAAGGTATATTCACATGTAACAGTATCAGTTCTACATTTAATCTGTAAATAACTTATGAGAGAATTCTTCAGTGGAAAGAAGTGAGAGAGTGCCATTCCTTTtgcatataaaaattacaaacacctaaattttttttctattaagaatATTTTGTACATTCAgtagttttaaaataagattatagatgtgtctttatgtgtgtgttagaCATGAAACAGCCCTCTGGGTTTGACTCTGAtgtgttgtattttaaaaaactactatgtgcTTGCAGAAATTTACTGAGAAGCTATTATAAAAATGCAGTGGAGCATGACCAAATAGCTAGGAACTATTGAACTTTTGCAATTCTATAGACTTTATCATTGTACCATGGACTGTGAGGATATTCAGTATTGGCTATTGATAAAATACTAATTTgcgtttcatggcaaatagatgttaTACTGCTTGGTTAGTCTagtatatttctaatattttgtgcATTCATATCCcaaaggagataatatatgtgaaaatattttgaaatactatAAAGTGATATATAATGATAAGATATATTTCTGTATAGTAGAGAAAAAGTTTATAACATTAGGAATATGATACCATTATACATTCTCATGCTCAATCTtataagaaatggaaaagaataatgaCAACTGAAAATATGTCTGCTTTCTCTAAGTCAGGTCCAGTTCTAAGTTCAAAATTATATGATATagctttattttgaattttagttGTGATAAAAAGCTTTTTTTCAGCATCAAGGAGAGAACAGAACTTATAACTCAGGAGTTAGCAGAGAagttccaagatttttttttgccaagtcttaaaaatataaatgttatgtTTACATAATTATCtactttgtttctaatttttatactttaatctGACAGAAGGAATTATCTggtgaaacaggaaaacaatacagTGTTACCTCTGAGTcactctttaaaaaatcattttagtaAGTAAACATCCATATCAAAGTGGTCAAAAACTGATTGACCCAATAGAGACTATTCGGTTAATTGTTTAAAGTTAAATTTCCCTAGTTTATAGTAGAGTTATGTTTGATTTATAatctactgagcaactaaatcaacccttttattttgtctttctatAATTGAGACTCTTATAAAAGCTTTATTTTCTAACCTGAGGAAAGGACAGTCTTGATCTTGATTGGTTCTAATTGCATCTGTGGGCTCTCAAGTTTATTTGGGGTGAGCAGGGATTCTTTGTTATAGCAATAGTTTTGtagatttctattttgtttccacttttaaaaatacccattttgttttcttttggggtATTTCTGTTAAATGTAAGGTAAGCTGGAGTTAGACACATTGGAAATCATTTCAATTGTAGGTGTAGTTGTATAGACAGATGGCATGGGTTAGTAGAACACAGAAAGTTAGGGGTGTACACGTGTTGATGTCTTTTACATCTGATTCTGTTTGTTCCACGAGCAGATCTGTGTGGGTATCTCTAGGGTAACAGTGAGTACACCCTGCCTCCTCCCATGTTCCAGCCCACCCAGCAGACTATGCTGGGGGACAGACTGTATTTTAGAAATTCCTAATTACTGAGGTTGATAATAATAtagttataaataaatgaatgcctgGGGGTGTCCAGATGTGCCTTAACTAATGTGATCAGGCTTTCATTCAGAAGTTTAAATTTTTACTCCATTATAAAATCTTGCCATAGGGGACATTCCAAACCATGAAGATCAGTTATTT
It encodes:
- the OGFRL1 gene encoding opioid growth factor receptor-like protein 1 isoform X1, which produces MGNLLGGVSVREPTTVEDCDSTWQTDSEPELEEPGPGGGEGPGREPAQPPEPAEPQEPPERAGGRPRAGPAPEPDAEAAGAEQGTDSTEAPAKPKRSFYAARDLYKYRHQYPQNFKDIRYQNDLSNLRFYKNKIPFKPDGVYIEEVLNKWKGDYEKLEHNHTYIQWLFPLREQGLNFYAKELTTYEIEEFKKTKEAIRRFLLAYKMMLEFFGIKLIDKTGNVARAVNWQERFQHLNESQHNYLRITRILKSLGELGYESFKSPLVKFILHEALVENTIPNIKQSALEYFVYTIRDRRERRKLLRFAQKHYTPSENFIWGPPRKTQPEGSKAQKPPGPPTAGQQGQTSMHKKPKESKNASSAAHGVSKAAEDKKVASKEAAEEADKPRAEPGSEAAQPGEPERDGAADDPSPRAEQTHPEEQKENASPSEKAEAADSRSQDGGSPGHAGAHDAAALP
- the OGFRL1 gene encoding opioid growth factor receptor-like protein 1 isoform X2 — protein: MGNLLGGVSVREPTTVEDCDSTWQTDSEPELEEPGPGGGEGPGREPAQPPEPAEPQEPPERAGGRPRAGPAPEPDAEAAGAEQGTDSTEAPAKPKRSFYAARDLYKYRHQYPNFKDIRYQNDLSNLRFYKNKIPFKPDGVYIEEVLNKWKGDYEKLEHNHTYIQWLFPLREQGLNFYAKELTTYEIEEFKKTKEAIRRFLLAYKMMLEFFGIKLIDKTGNVARAVNWQERFQHLNESQHNYLRITRILKSLGELGYESFKSPLVKFILHEALVENTIPNIKQSALEYFVYTIRDRRERRKLLRFAQKHYTPSENFIWGPPRKTQPEGSKAQKPPGPPTAGQQGQTSMHKKPKESKNASSAAHGVSKAAEDKKVASKEAAEEADKPRAEPGSEAAQPGEPERDGAADDPSPRAEQTHPEEQKENASPSEKAEAADSRSQDGGSPGHAGAHDAAALP